In Isoptericola jiangsuensis, the following proteins share a genomic window:
- a CDS encoding ABC transporter permease yields MKAQASAPSDASATTRAEASDLYAEVFRKQATSVEIVSAGRLSLVGARPAIPVYLKQLWRRRYFLWAEARAKVTSGTRETLLGQAWLVVNPVLNGLAYYLIFGLVLGARDGIPNFLGYLIIGVFLFQFTTQCATGGAKSISSGRNLIRAFTFPRASLPISVVLRGLLNLAPTLAAMFALLLALPEDENWTLAALLFPAVIVLQVVFSTGLALLLARIASALPDLNQLIGVLMRFWLYGSAVFFSIEKFTAYPWIVGIMEANPMYMVLDAARDTLLYGVYPALSTWLGLGAWSIGMLVVGFAVFWRAEETYGRV; encoded by the coding sequence ATGAAGGCCCAAGCCTCCGCGCCGTCGGACGCCTCTGCCACAACCCGGGCAGAGGCGTCCGACCTGTACGCGGAGGTCTTTCGTAAGCAGGCCACGTCCGTCGAGATCGTGTCGGCGGGGCGGCTCTCCCTCGTCGGAGCGCGTCCTGCCATCCCCGTTTACCTGAAGCAGTTGTGGCGGCGTCGCTACTTCCTCTGGGCCGAGGCACGGGCCAAGGTCACCAGCGGGACCCGCGAGACTCTTCTCGGACAGGCATGGCTCGTCGTCAACCCCGTGCTGAACGGGTTGGCTTACTACCTCATCTTCGGACTCGTCCTCGGCGCTCGTGACGGCATCCCCAACTTCCTCGGCTATCTCATCATCGGGGTGTTCCTCTTCCAGTTCACCACGCAGTGCGCGACCGGCGGCGCAAAATCCATCTCCAGCGGCCGCAACCTCATCCGGGCATTTACCTTTCCCCGTGCGTCGCTGCCGATCTCCGTCGTACTTCGCGGGCTCCTCAACCTCGCGCCGACGCTCGCCGCCATGTTCGCCCTGCTCCTCGCGCTCCCCGAAGACGAGAACTGGACACTTGCGGCGCTGCTCTTTCCCGCCGTGATCGTCCTCCAGGTCGTCTTCAGTACCGGGCTGGCACTGCTCCTCGCGCGGATCGCCTCAGCGCTGCCCGATCTCAACCAGCTCATCGGCGTCCTCATGCGGTTCTGGCTCTACGGGTCTGCCGTGTTCTTCTCCATCGAGAAGTTCACGGCCTACCCCTGGATCGTCGGGATCATGGAGGCCAATCCCATGTACATGGTGCTCGACGCGGCTCGCGACACCCTGCTCTACGGTGTCTACCCCGCACTAAGCACCTGGCTCGGGCTCGGCGCCTGGTCGATCGGAATGCTCGTCGTCGGCTTCGCCGTGTTCTGGCGGGCGGAGGAGACGTATGGTCGCGTCTGA
- a CDS encoding ABC transporter ATP-binding protein: protein MVASEPVVLDPFAQATVAVENVHVRYKVPSTDAAERKRRSNPLARAARTVFGNDPKVVVRALSGISFVARSGEQIGLVGQNGSGKSTLLRIIAGLENPAKGRVLAESTPVLIGVNAALVPDLSGEQNIRLGCLAMGLNPEQAEAAVPEVKELAGLGKSIYLPMKTYSSGMGARLRFAIATASNPHILLIDEALATGDAAFKERSEARMQGLRRSAGTVFLVSHAAQTIEETCTRAIWLNHGRLVLDGPAEDVALRYRKWAWAVAKDKPDEARAIIERAFSEREQTHVQVEDPVRPRLYTARHVRPSMAARRNQKSE, encoded by the coding sequence ATGGTCGCGTCTGAACCCGTCGTCCTGGATCCCTTCGCGCAGGCCACCGTGGCCGTCGAGAACGTCCACGTCCGCTACAAGGTCCCGTCGACCGACGCCGCCGAACGCAAGCGCCGCAGCAACCCGCTCGCCCGCGCCGCGCGCACCGTGTTCGGCAACGACCCCAAGGTCGTCGTCCGCGCCCTCTCCGGTATCTCCTTCGTCGCCCGGTCCGGCGAGCAGATCGGCCTCGTCGGGCAGAACGGCTCCGGCAAGAGCACCCTGCTGCGCATCATCGCGGGCCTCGAGAACCCTGCCAAGGGCCGCGTCCTCGCCGAAAGCACCCCCGTCCTCATCGGCGTCAACGCCGCCCTGGTCCCTGACCTCTCGGGCGAGCAGAACATCCGGCTGGGCTGCCTCGCCATGGGACTGAACCCCGAACAGGCCGAGGCCGCCGTGCCCGAGGTCAAGGAGCTCGCAGGACTGGGGAAGTCCATCTACCTGCCGATGAAGACCTATTCCTCCGGCATGGGTGCGAGGCTCCGCTTCGCGATCGCGACCGCGTCCAACCCGCACATCCTGCTCATCGACGAAGCTCTCGCCACCGGCGACGCCGCCTTCAAGGAACGTAGCGAAGCCCGCATGCAGGGACTTCGCCGGAGCGCCGGCACCGTTTTCCTCGTCTCACACGCCGCCCAGACCATCGAGGAGACCTGCACCCGAGCCATCTGGCTCAACCACGGCCGTCTCGTCCTCGACGGACCCGCCGAGGACGTCGCACTTCGCTATCGCAAGTGGGCGTGGGCCGTGGCCAAAGACAAGCCCGACGAGGCCCGCGCCATCATCGAACGCGCCTTCTCTGAACGTGAACAGACCCACGTCCAGGTCGAAGACCCCGTCCGCCCCCGTCTGTACACTGCCCGACACGTGCGGCCGTCGATGGCCGCACGGCGCAACCAGAAGAGCGAGTAG